One window of Hujiaoplasma nucleasis genomic DNA carries:
- a CDS encoding ATP-binding protein, which produces MVIERNEYLDKIIRHKNNGLIKVITGMRRVGKSYLLFNLYYDYLINNGIDKNHIITYALDDRRNKGLRNPDNLLKAIEEGIKDNEMYYILLDEIQMVDEFEDVLNSLLHMKNTDTYVTGSNSKFLSKDLITEFRGRSDEIRVYPLTFKEFTSVFDGDVNEAWNQYYTYGGLPLILNFTEHEEKSNYLMKQFDKVYISDIVDRYNIRNISELEELVNVLSSSIGSLTNPKKLSNTFKSMKGVSVTEPTIKSYLTYLEDSFLVEKSMRYDVKGKKYISTPSKYYFTDLGLRNGRLNFRQQEENHIMENIIYNELRVRGFNIDVGVVEVREQHEGKSLKKKLEVDFIAQKGNEKYYIQSAYEMSNIEKRKQEEKSLLNISDSFKKVIIVKDNIMPKRDEFGVITIGLYDFLLGKVGLDY; this is translated from the coding sequence ATGGTTATTGAAAGAAACGAGTATTTAGATAAAATCATCAGGCATAAAAATAACGGATTGATAAAAGTAATTACGGGTATGAGAAGAGTTGGTAAATCATATCTGTTGTTTAATTTGTATTACGATTATTTAATTAATAATGGTATTGATAAAAACCACATAATAACATATGCGTTAGATGATAGAAGAAATAAGGGATTGAGAAATCCAGATAATTTATTAAAGGCAATTGAAGAAGGGATAAAAGATAATGAAATGTATTACATCTTGCTAGATGAAATACAAATGGTTGATGAGTTTGAAGATGTTTTAAATAGCTTGTTGCATATGAAAAACACAGACACATATGTTACAGGAAGTAACTCGAAGTTTCTCTCAAAAGATTTAATTACTGAGTTTAGGGGAAGAAGTGATGAAATAAGAGTATATCCGCTAACATTTAAAGAATTCACTTCGGTATTCGATGGTGACGTAAATGAAGCATGGAATCAATACTATACTTATGGTGGATTACCTTTGATCCTGAATTTTACAGAGCATGAAGAAAAATCTAATTATTTAATGAAACAATTTGATAAAGTATATATTAGTGATATTGTTGATCGATATAACATTAGAAACATCAGTGAATTAGAAGAATTGGTGAATGTATTATCATCAAGTATTGGTTCACTTACAAATCCTAAAAAACTTTCAAATACATTTAAAAGTATGAAAGGAGTATCTGTTACAGAACCAACGATAAAATCGTATTTAACATATCTAGAAGACTCATTTTTGGTAGAGAAGTCAATGCGGTATGATGTAAAAGGTAAGAAGTACATTTCAACTCCAAGTAAGTATTACTTTACAGATTTAGGGTTGAGGAACGGTAGACTGAATTTTAGACAGCAAGAAGAAAATCATATTATGGAAAATATCATTTACAATGAATTGAGAGTACGTGGTTTTAATATAGATGTTGGTGTTGTTGAAGTTAGAGAGCAACATGAAGGTAAGTCACTTAAGAAAAAACTAGAGGTTGATTTTATTGCACAAAAAGGGAATGAAAAATATTATATTCAATCAGCTTATGAAATGAGTAATATAGAAAAAAGAAAACAAGAAGAAAAATCATTATTAAATATCTCTGATTCCTTCAAAAAAGTAATCATTGTAAAGGATAATATAATGCCAAAACGTGATGAGTTTGGAGTTATTACAATTGGTTTGTATGATTTTTTATTAGGAAAAGTTGGGCTGGATTATTAG
- a CDS encoding Fic family protein, with protein MSIVYKGLFEVLSKKNISISEMSKDLNISSATQAKFRKGEYVSLQTLESICKYLSVGINDIVSFLTVENSSILYQRLREEMSHKIKGSIYHETQILLTYNSNHIEGSQLSPDQTRYIFETNTIKIDKDSLINVDDIIETQNHFRCIDYMIESTLEPLSESLIKDLHRILKTGTSDAKLDWFIVGEYKQRPNTVGGIATTKPVKVQNELISLIGKYENKKEYSFEDIIEFHYQFECIHPFQDGNGRVGRLIAFKECLRHGFAPFTIDESIKLFYYRGLKEWKSDKGYLIDTCLSGQDKYKKLLDMFNISYE; from the coding sequence ATGTCAATCGTTTATAAAGGATTATTTGAAGTGTTAAGTAAGAAAAATATTTCTATATCAGAAATGTCGAAAGACTTGAACATATCATCGGCAACTCAAGCTAAATTTAGAAAAGGCGAATATGTTTCGCTTCAGACATTAGAATCTATCTGTAAATACTTATCAGTGGGTATCAACGATATCGTATCATTTCTGACTGTAGAAAATTCATCTATCTTATATCAAAGATTAAGAGAAGAAATGTCTCATAAAATTAAAGGAAGTATTTATCATGAAACACAAATACTATTAACTTATAATTCAAACCATATTGAAGGAAGCCAGCTATCACCTGATCAGACTAGGTATATTTTTGAAACTAACACCATTAAAATAGATAAAGATAGTTTAATTAATGTTGATGATATTATAGAAACTCAAAATCATTTTAGGTGTATTGACTATATGATTGAATCTACTTTAGAACCATTATCTGAATCATTAATAAAGGATTTACATAGAATATTAAAAACTGGGACAAGTGATGCTAAACTCGATTGGTTTATTGTTGGTGAATACAAACAAAGACCAAATACAGTAGGTGGTATAGCGACAACTAAACCTGTTAAAGTTCAAAACGAATTAATATCATTGATAGGTAAATATGAAAATAAAAAAGAGTATTCTTTTGAAGATATCATAGAGTTTCATTATCAATTTGAATGTATACACCCTTTTCAAGATGGTAATGGTAGAGTCGGAAGATTAATAGCATTTAAAGAATGTTTACGTCACGGATTTGCTCCATTCACGATAGATGAAAGTATTAAACTATTTTATTATAGAGGTCTAAAAGAGTGGAAAAGTGATAAAGGATATCTTATTGATACCTGTCTGTCTGGACAAGACAAATATAAGAAATTACTTGATATGTTTAATATTAGTTATGAGTGA
- a CDS encoding SWIM zinc finger family protein → MGLKELSSYRSLWKGYNYYIQGNVLEIEKVNNQEFNAKVRNDKDKIYNIHLDLNHPRKSTCNCPHADGRRVICKHMVSSYFAIFPEEAREYIEEIERYEREEEERFQQSLIMREERIKDIEKYVNKLTKKELKEKLMEYIIDSEFFDDELY, encoded by the coding sequence ATGGGATTGAAAGAGTTAAGCAGTTATAGGTCCTTGTGGAAAGGCTATAATTATTACATACAAGGAAATGTTTTAGAAATAGAGAAAGTGAACAATCAAGAGTTTAATGCAAAAGTAAGAAATGATAAAGATAAGATATATAATATTCACTTAGACTTAAATCATCCACGAAAATCTACATGTAATTGTCCTCATGCAGACGGAAGAAGAGTAATTTGCAAACATATGGTTTCATCTTACTTTGCTATTTTCCCAGAAGAGGCAAGAGAATATATTGAAGAAATTGAGCGTTATGAGAGAGAGGAAGAAGAACGTTTCCAACAATCTCTAATTATGCGAGAAGAACGAATAAAAGACATTGAGAAATATGTAAATAAACTTACAAAAAAAGAGCTAAAGGAAAAGCTTATGGAATATATAATTGATTCTGAATTTTTTGATGATGAATTGTATTAA